A single genomic interval of Nostoc commune NIES-4072 harbors:
- a CDS encoding AMP-binding protein, translating into MIHNLFSPSSVQEATLIHLLNYRALKQPNQVPYTFLVDGEAEKVSFTYAELDQKARKLAALLQSRKAFGARALLFYTPGLEFIVAFFGCLYAGVIAVPVYPPQGKQRMTRVKAIASDAQATFALSTTSLITNSAQSIEQEAELVALQWIATDEISNNLPDDWFLPEINYDSLALLQYTSGTTGKPKGVMVSHGNLLHNSYLIYKSFEHTANSRGVIWLPPYHDMGLIGGVLQPVYGGCSVILMSPESFIQKPFRWLKAISDYQATTSGGPNFAYDLCIEKITPEQRQELDLSRWEVAFNGAEPVRAETIEKFATTFAECGFRRSAFYPCYGMAETTLIVSGGLKAAVPIIRFVQDQALKQNLIVDATSKTENVIAIVGVGNSTPNQKIAIVPCTAPSGSIANTESLTQCPDGQVGEIWVAGSSVTIGYWNKPDETQQIFHAQLQDPKEGSYLRTGDLGFLLNGELFVTGRLKDMIIIRGQNYYPQDIELTVENSHPALRPHCGAAFSLEVAGVEQLVIVQEVKRTYLRNLDALEVIKAIRQAVSEEYQLQVYAIALLKTATIPKTPSNKIQRQACRIGFLNGNLDIVGDWTANLAQIDLLKLQTEVKELREQTHNSDVNHSEKLAFTEAEIQNWLISHLALYLKLPPDQIDIQESFTSYGLDSAVSVSMTNELGQWIGLELAITLFWEYPNIKILAQYLAKESQSLVLLASLDSV; encoded by the coding sequence ATGATTCACAATTTATTTTCTCCATCTTCTGTACAAGAAGCGACTTTAATTCACTTACTCAACTATAGGGCGCTAAAACAACCAAATCAGGTGCCATATACTTTTTTAGTAGATGGAGAAGCAGAAAAAGTTAGCTTTACTTATGCAGAATTAGATCAAAAAGCCCGTAAACTAGCAGCGTTACTCCAGAGTAGGAAGGCTTTTGGAGCAAGAGCGTTACTTTTTTACACCCCTGGACTAGAATTTATAGTTGCTTTTTTTGGATGTTTGTATGCAGGTGTCATTGCTGTACCCGTGTACCCACCACAGGGTAAACAAAGGATGACAAGGGTAAAGGCGATCGCATCTGATGCACAGGCAACTTTTGCACTCAGCACCACATCTTTAATTACCAACTCGGCACAAAGCATCGAACAAGAAGCAGAATTAGTAGCTTTGCAATGGATAGCAACTGATGAGATTAGCAACAATTTACCAGATGATTGGTTTTTGCCGGAAATTAATTATGACTCACTAGCACTTCTTCAATACACTTCTGGTACAACGGGGAAACCAAAAGGAGTGATGGTAAGTCATGGCAATTTATTACATAACTCTTATTTAATTTATAAATCTTTTGAACATACAGCTAACAGTCGCGGAGTAATTTGGCTACCTCCATACCACGATATGGGGCTAATTGGTGGAGTGTTACAGCCTGTATATGGTGGCTGCTCAGTCATTTTGATGTCGCCAGAGTCATTCATACAAAAGCCTTTTCGCTGGTTAAAAGCTATTTCCGACTATCAAGCGACTACTAGCGGTGGCCCCAATTTTGCTTATGATCTGTGTATTGAAAAGATTACTCCCGAACAACGGCAAGAACTGGATTTAAGCCGTTGGGAAGTAGCTTTTAATGGTGCTGAACCTGTACGTGCGGAAACTATAGAGAAGTTTGCCACCACCTTTGCAGAGTGTGGCTTTAGAAGGAGCGCTTTTTACCCCTGCTACGGTATGGCAGAAACGACTCTAATTGTATCTGGGGGTTTAAAAGCAGCTGTGCCAATAATTCGGTTTGTGCAAGACCAAGCTTTGAAACAGAATCTGATTGTAGATGCTACTAGTAAGACAGAGAATGTTATAGCGATCGTTGGTGTTGGTAACAGTACTCCTAACCAAAAAATTGCGATCGTGCCTTGCACGGCTCCCTCTGGGAGCATCGCCAATACAGAGTCTTTAACTCAGTGTCCCGATGGACAAGTCGGAGAAATTTGGGTTGCAGGGTCGAGTGTAACCATTGGCTACTGGAACAAACCCGACGAAACGCAGCAGATTTTTCATGCTCAACTTCAAGATCCAAAAGAGGGGTCTTATCTCCGCACGGGAGATTTAGGATTTTTGCTCAATGGCGAACTATTTGTTACAGGTCGCCTAAAAGACATGATAATTATTCGAGGACAAAATTATTATCCCCAGGATATCGAGTTAACAGTTGAAAACAGCCATCCAGCGCTACGGCCTCATTGTGGAGCAGCATTTTCTCTAGAAGTTGCAGGAGTTGAACAGTTAGTTATTGTTCAAGAGGTAAAGCGGACTTACTTACGTAACCTGGATGCTTTGGAGGTTATAAAAGCCATACGTCAGGCTGTATCTGAAGAATATCAGTTGCAAGTCTATGCGATCGCCCTGCTGAAAACTGCAACTATCCCGAAAACGCCGAGTAATAAAATTCAGCGTCAGGCTTGTCGTATTGGTTTTTTGAATGGAAATTTAGATATTGTCGGAGATTGGACTGCCAATCTTGCACAAATAGATTTATTAAAACTGCAAACAGAAGTAAAAGAGCTTCGGGAACAAACACACAATTCAGATGTTAATCACTCTGAGAAACTAGCTTTTACAGAAGCAGAAATTCAAAACTGGTTAATTTCTCATCTAGCTTTATACCTAAAATTACCCCCTGATCAAATAGATATTCAAGAGTCTTTTACTTCCTATGGTTTAGATTCAGCAGTGTCAGTCAGTATGACGAATGAATTAGGCCAATGGATAGGTTTGGAACTGGCAATTACTCTTTTTTGGGAATATCCCAACATCAAAATCCTAGCGCAGTATTTAGCAAAAGAAAGTCAATCATTAGTATTATTGGCTTCTTTAGATAGTGTTTAA